The following are from one region of the Stanieria cyanosphaera PCC 7437 genome:
- a CDS encoding NADPH-dependent FMN reductase yields the protein MVKIVGINGSLRDGSYTALALQQAITRVEALGAEVELLDLRNLNLPFCNGGDDYPDYPDVIKLRDSVKEADGLILATPEYHGSVSGVIKNALDLMSFEHLSDKVTGVISILGGQSNSNALNDLRIIMRWVHAWVIPEQIAVGQAWQAFDREGKLLDEKLSQRFDQFAQSLVDHTRKLRGV from the coding sequence AGTCTTCGAGATGGTTCTTATACGGCTTTGGCACTGCAACAAGCGATTACTAGAGTAGAAGCATTAGGTGCAGAAGTAGAACTGCTTGATTTACGAAACCTAAATTTACCTTTTTGTAATGGTGGAGACGACTATCCTGACTATCCTGATGTCATCAAACTTAGAGATAGTGTCAAAGAAGCTGATGGGTTAATTTTAGCTACACCTGAGTATCATGGCAGTGTTAGTGGTGTCATCAAAAACGCCCTTGATTTAATGAGTTTTGAGCATTTATCTGATAAAGTCACAGGAGTAATCAGTATTTTAGGCGGACAATCCAATAGCAATGCTCTTAACGATCTAAGAATTATCATGAGATGGGTTCACGCTTGGGTAATTCCAGAACAAATTGCTGTTGGGCAAGCTTGGCAGGCATTTGATCGAGAAGGTAAATTATTAGATGAAAAATTATCCCAAAGATTCGATCAATTCGCTCAAAGTTTAGTCGATCACACTCGTAAACTCAGAGGAGTGTAA